The following proteins come from a genomic window of Polaribacter dokdonensis:
- the rodA gene encoding rod shape-determining protein RodA yields MRQERNNIFAGIDWLLVLLYAVLVGFGWLNIYAASVTEENNQIFDFSTKYGKQLIWIVLCIPLIIGVLFFNSKFYERYAPLFYVLSLISLVLLFPLGKEINGAKSWFNFGAMSLQPSEFVKAFTALAIAKLLSDRQYNFKLIKNQIKSFIIVFFPAFLIFLQPDAGSALIYVSFFFVLHREGLTLNYILLGAVIIALSLLTIYFSFKIVLLSAFLLLTVLSIYLIYKGGKRFIRFNWYKVLGTYLVLGIFIFGTGYIYENVLPSHQKDRFDILLGKKIDNKGIGYNSYQSELTISSGGVYGKGFLKGNLTQGDFVPEQHTDYIFSTVGEEWGFIGSSLVIIIFMLLMFRIIYQAETHTNKFGRIYGYGLASILYFHVIVNIGMVIGLLPTVGIPLPFFSYGGSSLWGFTILLFIFIRLDAHKNYDF; encoded by the coding sequence TTGCGTCAGGAACGAAATAACATTTTTGCAGGTATAGATTGGCTATTAGTTTTACTATATGCTGTTTTAGTTGGATTTGGTTGGTTAAATATTTACGCAGCTTCTGTAACTGAAGAAAACAACCAGATTTTTGATTTCTCAACCAAATATGGCAAACAATTAATTTGGATTGTACTTTGCATACCTTTAATAATTGGTGTATTGTTCTTCAACTCAAAGTTTTATGAAAGATACGCACCACTTTTCTATGTACTATCACTTATAAGCCTTGTATTGCTTTTCCCATTAGGAAAAGAAATTAATGGCGCTAAATCTTGGTTTAATTTTGGAGCAATGAGTTTACAACCATCTGAGTTTGTAAAAGCGTTTACTGCTTTAGCAATCGCAAAATTACTAAGTGACAGGCAGTATAACTTTAAGTTGATAAAAAATCAAATTAAATCTTTTATAATAGTATTTTTTCCTGCATTTCTAATTTTCCTGCAACCAGATGCAGGTTCTGCCTTAATTTATGTATCCTTTTTCTTTGTATTACATAGAGAAGGTCTAACACTTAATTATATATTATTAGGAGCTGTTATTATTGCTTTATCTCTGTTAACCATATATTTTAGTTTTAAGATTGTTTTACTATCCGCATTTTTATTATTAACTGTACTTTCTATTTACCTAATTTATAAGGGAGGAAAACGATTTATAAGATTTAACTGGTATAAGGTTTTAGGCACTTATTTGGTATTAGGTATTTTTATTTTTGGAACGGGTTACATTTATGAAAACGTTTTACCTTCCCATCAAAAAGATCGTTTTGACATTTTATTAGGAAAAAAAATAGATAATAAAGGAATTGGTTATAATTCTTATCAATCAGAACTAACAATAAGTTCTGGAGGAGTTTATGGTAAGGGATTTTTAAAGGGTAACCTAACTCAAGGTGATTTTGTTCCAGAACAACATACAGATTATATATTTAGTACTGTAGGTGAAGAATGGGGTTTTATAGGTAGCAGTTTGGTAATTATTATATTTATGCTTCTTATGTTTCGAATTATTTACCAAGCAGAAACCCATACAAATAAATTTGGTAGAATTTATGGTTATGGATTAGCATCCATACTATATTTTCATGTAATTGTGAATATAGGAATGGTTATAGGGTTGTTACCAACAGTAGGTATCCCTCTACCCTTTTTCAGTTATGGCGGTTCTTCTTTATGGGGATTTACGATATTACTATTCATATTTATTAGATTAGATGCTCATAAAAATTATGATTTTTAA